CTGATTGACCGAACAGCGGACACCATCAAATCCAGAGGCAGAGGGGTTTGATTCACAATCAACAACAAATGGTGGGACACCAGGAACATTACCACTCTGTCACATTCCTACTCGCCTAACCTAGTACATCTGACTATGTGCCATCTATTTAATCTACCCTGTGACTTTCTTTTGGACCTCGGGACTGTTATGTACATCGCTCCTCAGGCAGACACAAGGCTCTGTCTAAGCTCCATGAAATGTGCTCAGTGTCTCAGGCCTAACTTTAATCTTCTGTCCAACTAGGTAGGTAGGTGAggtagaaacacacagaaacactgctGTTCTCAGATTAGGAATGGCTACAAAGCTCATTTACGGCTTTTGACAATTTTTGGGACATGCTAGAATATAAACCCTGCTCAGGAAGCTTCAGAGCGGACAGCAGTGAATTACTGGCCCAGTAAGAAGTGCCTTTAAAGGCAAACCCACCGCTGTGGCAGACTCTTCTCTGACTGACAAGCTGAATAACTGCTATACACGCTTCAGGGCTAGACTGCCGACTCGCACTGTTTGAAGAGCACATGATTACCCTCTCGTAGGACGAGGTTCAGAAACAGGTGAACATCAGGAAAGAAGCCAAACCTGATTggcatttatggcatttggcagatgcccttaacCAGAGGgactttatctcattttatacaactgagtgaTTGACAATTGCAGTTTGGTGgaccagtggcagcttggtggaccggGGATCTGAACTCGCAGCCTTTTCAAGCAGtagttcaacaccttaaccactaagctaccacttccctggCTGTATTTCTGGCTGTATGCTGAGACTCAGTTGCTGGGTTTGTTCACATCCATCTTCAAAAGTTCCTAGCTATGGTCCAAGTCTATGGTTCTTACCTGCTTTAAAATTCACATTCACTTCACTCACTTCAGAGTTTTTTGAGAGGAAAAAATCTCCATCAGCTCCTCCATCACTGACCCACTGCAGCTCACAAACTGACCACTAAACAGTTAGAATATAAATGGCATCAAACTAACTTATTAGTATTTCAAGCAGCGTGGAATGAAAAGCCTccagagctacagaaaatctCTTAGAGCTGCTAGATCAGTGTATCTTTCCACCctggagatttttatttaatactgtagTACAGTTAACTTGCACACCATCACTATAGTGCAGTAATGACTTCCTTAATTATTTCCATGgcaaaaatatgtttaataactgaataatgtttttattcagttcttTTTACATAATGTATGTTAGAAGCCAAATATGTTTTGTTAACATCTTTGTAAGAACCATATGTGTTATTTTCTTGGTGTGACTGCATTGTGCGTTAGGAGATGTATTACATGTAGAGATGTAGCAGAACAGACATTTTGACATTGAATAGTAATATAGTCGAATAGTAATATTTGTGGCAGACTTACTATTGCTCATGTGTTTCTCGTGACAGGCCTAAGCAGTTTCCAGCAGAGTGTGGCCATGGACCGGATCCAGAGGATCGTAGGAGTGCTGCAGAAGCCATACATCGGGTAAATTAACTAAACAGAATAAGCTGCACATATGCCAGAGAGGCCAATGGGGTCCTGGTCACACAGATCAGCATCATCATAGCAGAATAGACTCTGTGGAATATAGTCAACCTCAAAAGCAGTGTCAAAGCAGCTGAAGAAGAATAAAGCTAATTTGGGAGGAGGAAATGTGTAAAAACGGCATActgtattatttacatattgCCAGTACACTTAATaaagactgaaataaatgacCTTTTAATATACATTGGACATTTAGGCTTAAATCCATTGCTGAATTGCAAAATAACAACTTCCTCCTAGGTGAAGGTTACATCCAAAACTGTTTTTGGTCCAATTTGTTGTAAAATTTCACTAAAATTCCACTTATCATGATTTACAGATATTGCAATTGATGTGAATGTCATTTTACATGCAAAACTTATGTATGGTTTACATGGTGATAGACAAAAGAACTATCAAGAATTTGCACACCACAGTAaaggagatatatatatatatatatatatatatatatggttgtTAGAAAAAGAGATGATTTTATGTGATATTGATTGAATTTAGTTTTTACTTTTGTATCAGAGACCAGAAACGAAAGACATAAAATAAGCTCCCTGGGTTTGATGCTTGATGTTCCTGGTAACAGCCTGGAGCTTTTGCAGCACAGTATGAGGGTTAAAGCTCTGGTGGAATCTGGCATCCAGGAAACTGCAATGGAAAAAGTGCTGATGTCCGTTTTCCATCAAATGTTCATTAGGGCCTCTGGACAAAGCACTTGAAGCATGAACTGTACAGTACCTTGTCTTCTGAGGGGAAATCTATTAGTTCTtagaaaatgtgtttattatgtaCATATTTTTACACTCTTTTCCCCCCAGAGAGAAGTATTTGCCCACGCTGCTGCAGGTGGAGATGATGCTAAAGCTTTGGTTCCCTCAAGTGAACCTTAAGCCTCCAGGAACATGTAAACCTACAGAGCTTTCTGGACAAGGCACATCCAGCAGCAGCCTCAGCACACCTCCACACAAGCAGAGAGACCAACTACACATCCCAGTGAAGGTcagcacacaagcacacaccaacacacacctaacattattatgatttttcagtttagtttttatctgtgtagcGATTTTAagaaatggacattgtctcaaagcagctttacagaaatataaaaattcaaaataaaaatgaccaaatttAAAGGTCAAAGTCTAAGCCAATGCTGgcaagggaaaaactccctgagatgatatgaggaagaaacctcagaGGACTTAATGTgtccttctctacacttttgaatgcacatgtccaactgttcagtgtttcagtacgttttgcataacttgctgttctctaacaaggtgcttaacggcaaaattcacaactggtgtttgatccatgaatcgaccaatacattttctggttcaattagaattggtatttaaacagtcctcttcatcatgctgttcacattctgacatcatgagaccaagacgacacctaacaattgatcaacagtacctcgccattgcgaggcttcaaactgAATGTtgtcagagggaagtggccactgagcttagtgtctcagagtgtcatcagcaggttgggacagagatacggagagactggaagagtcacagaaaggcatagaagtggatgtcctttggccacatcccatgttgatgaccgcttcattgtgaacagtgccctgcggaaccggatgatgaatgacactcaactccaggcacatttaagggaggtgagaggcacccaagtgtcacgtcagaccattcgaaaccgtttacatcagcatggtctgcgtgctagatgacctgcaagggtacctgaccacaccaccaggcacaggcgttgGGCCAGGAAGCATTTATgctggatgagggaccagtgggcctcagtgctgttctctgatgaaagtcgattcacgttgagcagaaatgatggccgccaacgatgttggagacgtcaaggagagcactatgcatcagccactgttgtggtggtgttacagtctgggcaggtgtgtctactcaatacagaactgccctacatcttgtgaatggtacagtgacaagccaatactacctgaataacatcattaatccagtcattgtgcccctgcatgaacaacacaggcccaATTTCATCTTCAtagatgacaatgctccagctcatcgaggtcgcatcattagggaacagctgctggaggctggggtacctcaaatggagtggcctgcactttctccagacctgaatcccatagaaaacctatggatcagctgagtcgccgtgtagaggctcgtaaccctgcaccccagaacctcaatgacctgagggccgcccttcaagaagagtggaatgccatgcctcagcagacaataagtcgacttgtgaacagcatgagacgtcgctgtcaagctgtaattgatggtcaagggcacatgacaaattattgagacattgacattttttgttgtggtatacccaccactgttgttggcttttgtttcaataaattgtttgcgatgaggaaatcaccattgcatgcttctacttaaatgccctactttcatgatataatatcactgtagtgtgaactttttacattttccataaatttcacccaaaagccaaatatccttaactttttgtgagtagtgtgtatatatatatatatatatatatatatatatatatatataatatatataatatatatatatatatacagctctggaaaaaaataagggaCCAAAAATAagaaacctctggaatgtcatcaagaggaagatggatgcgAAAAACtaggagagcatggagccaaaacgcatgcaaatcggggttattccaccaaatactgatttcttgatgttatttagccaaagcattaacacaatttgtttacaaatgatttgcattttgttttatttgagttattaaagctctgcaaatactgcatgatgttgggttattttgatgtgttgtcatttccttttaaatatacactctaaataactatttatattttgaatttaggagaaattttgtcagcagttcacaaaaaacaaaacaaaactcttcatttcaccgatacatgaacctgtaagaaaaaaacataagaaactgattattttgcagtggtctcttatttttttttcagagctgtATATAACACTAATTCCCATGAACCTTTACTGAGGTGGACCAATGCTACCAACTTTACTTTGGTTGCTGCTGTTCTTTTTAACCACTAACAAGATTTTGTCCCATTTGGCCCAAAATCAGCTATTCTATCGTCTCAGACAAGATCATTCTAAAGCTGCGAAGCTTATTaagtgacacacacatcacGTGTAATGCTTTTTGAATCAGATCAGTTTCatcaaaataatcagaatggTTACTCctttaaatctctctctgtctctctctctgtctctctttctgtctctgtctctctctctctctctccctccctccagaAGCGAAGACTGAGCTGGTCAGACACAGACTCTTCCCCTACTCTGACTCCTGTTGCATGTAAGTGCTTCCACATAAAAGGTCAGGCGAAAGAAGAACAAAGCCAGGGTTTGTCTCTTAGCTGCACACCAGCATCCCACACAGACCAATCCAACAggagtggtgaggaaaaacccGGACCCAAGGGCCTCTGTTGGACCGAACCGGGCATGACGTGGGTCCACATCGCCCCGATCCTTTCTCCACCCAAGTCATGTCCCTCCCTCAACTTGAGAGAAGGTCCAGCCAAAGACATCAGAAATGGTCATCTTCTTCTtgcaccaccacctcctcctccgtCCAGCAGGGGCAGTCCGGCAATGCAGGACAACTCCATCTCCTCGACAACACCCTGCTCTGAGCCAGTGACGCACCAAACCCAACCCGAGGCAGTGTCTCAGACAGAGGGGCGGAGCCAGTCTCCTCCAATCACAGAGCAGCTTTCAAGCCTGTTACAAAGTTAATGAGTCCGAACCAAACACAGACAACAGAGAGACTTGTTTTGAAAAAAGTGAggtatttccttttttttttaaatggtgattctttttttattaatatttttatgagTATTTAGGCAGCTTAGCCTTTTTGTGCTTTGAAAACGATGAGCAAACAGCAGTGGAGGTTGATAAAAATCAGCAGAAATATGACTTGCTGATCCAgcagctgaatgtgtgtgtgtgtacttttagAAACTTGGCTGTAGGCATGTGTCTATATCAAGTTACATAGCAATTAGCCAGCATTTCatcatggatggatgaaatCCTCACAGTAACAAAATTACACCATTATTTACACAAACTTTCAGTAGCAGTGTTTATTAGGACATCCGGAGGGAGTTGGGCAGAACCACGCCCACAACACACAGGACCGCTGCATTCTGATTCAGAAGGGAACTTGTAGGAGGGGATGAGTACAGAGGCAGGAATTTTCCAACAACGATGATGAGTAGCAGTGATTTAAAGTGTGTAGGCCCATTCAGGCTCAAATAACTAATTACTGAAGTAGCATATGCCTTCCATCATCACCAGCCTTGCTGAATAACCCTTTCACACCCGCAGCCTTATGTCATAGTTACTCAGGGTccaatacatacatacatatataagaGAAAAGCCTGGAAAGTCAAAAAGTTGCTGATCCCTTTGTAGGTTGATATGCTAACAAAAATTGTAAATTATTGAAAATCCAGTTAATTCAGGAAAAAAAGTTTGTGTCCCATGAGCTCTCCTGTTCATTTGCATACAAGGAGATGCACTAATGTGAACCTCGACTGATGGATGTGGCATGACTTtactgaatgtttattttttatataacaggAATTGGATTATTAGAGTTAAACTATTCTTTGATTCCAATTCTAGACAAATGTATGTCTTTTAAGTTAATGCCTCGAAAGAAAGcaaattttaaattaataaattaaggCAAATAAGATTAGCCTTCAATTAAGACACATGAAACGGCACCCAATAAAAGGAGGAAGAGTTAGTGTGTTAACCCGAATAATCTACACTCGCATTCAGACCAGGCACATTTTACTTCAGGACACATTATTTCAGTCTTTTTCACTGCAGTggcaataaaaatgaattgatttTCCTTCCCTGCTACATATACTAGCACTGCGACTCAAACTGCATACTCTTCTAGAGCATTACTGAATCCTAACACTGTTAATGTGAGCATTTTTCAAACCTCCCCTGTTGCCTTCAAACCCACCGGTTTGCCTACTGAAATTTCTGATTGCAGCAGAATGTTTTAAAAGGGACACCGGGCTGGTCAGtgtgtttaacatttaacactgtacataaaaacGCTGGTCATTTtacagcctggtttggaaatCCTTTCGAGAGGTACGTTGTGGCTCCGGAAATATCTAGCGAATGTTACTTTTAAATCTTTTGGATAGTCACAAAGAGTGAATAAGGATAAagctataaataattataaaatgtctGTAAGGAGTTAGAATTGATCCCCAATTAAGGTGTTTTGGAATCAGTAGTCAGGTTTAAGTTTTAAATATCTAAGCAAATTTTTCACCATGGTTACTTCATAATCTTTTTAATCATATTGAAAATCATTGATCATAAAGAAAAATAGGATTTAGAATTTTTATCTTAATGCCAGTTTAAAATGCTCATAAAATTAGGTGAAAAATCTTACAGTTAATGAAATTTCTCACAGACCATGATATTATCTAAAGTGGACATGGTGATGGAAGTAAGGGATTTAATttctcatttctgtttttttttttttttaaattttggaaGGAAATCTTCGactattactatttattatacTAGAGATATTATTGTACTTAAAAAGGCATCACCTAATACAGGAATCGCTAGGAAGGAAAGTTTAGGCTAAAATAAATCAGTGCAATATTAAAACAGTAAAGAGTTGTACAGTTTAGCGGTCAAAGGTCAAGTCATCCGAGCAAATGCTGTGTAAGCCGGAATAttcttataaatgtttacattaaaaaggTCGAGATGGAAGATGAAGCAAATGTTCAAATGCAAAAGGGATTATTGAGGAATGGGAAGGTTTTAGAGGTCTAGTAAAGGAAGGAAGAGTTGTCACGATAAAAATAAGGTTATAATGCCCATCAGACTAACAAAGAAAACGCATCCTTAACTCAGAATTCTGACTCAGGATGTTGTGGTCGCCTTCTCAAATACAGGAGTTCAGCGTGCAAACAACATTAGCAAGAAATACATTAGCACTTCTGACCTCTGATTGCTGTATTACACCAATACATTCCGAGATCTTCTCTTGTTAAATCTGTAACAGTGACGATCAAGGAGGAAAATATTCACAATAAATCATCACTGTTAGCTGGTTAGAttgttactaaaaaaaaaaatagacgaACATGGCGGCAGGCAGTAGGTTGTGGTGTAAACGGTTCTGGAAACCTGAATGTCAGTGAGAATGTTTAAGGTTGAGTCAAGGGAACCAACATGGGGCAAACCTCTGTCCCTGATATTCTCTTTCTCATCGATTTAGGTACACTGAAGGCACGGAGAGGGTAAAAAGTGTCTGTATGTACACAGCTGTAGGTAAGGGCAGGGTCAAAGGTATCAGGATCAGGTATCCCATGATATAGCAAAGATGGAAGGGAATAGTGAGAGTGTAAAATGGGGCAATGAACTAAAAGGAGAAAGGGAAAGCCAATTGCAGTGGGGTAACATTTCCACTATGATGTAAATGGTCTGAAATAAGATTATTCAATACAGGTTTATTTGTAAAGCTCTTTAAAATATATGTAGTCACACAACATGGAAAGATACAAGTTTacaatggatttttaaatgtaaaaataaaaccccaatgagagagaagaataaaaataaaaagtcctTGTGATTGATATTGGGAAGATGATGTGAGAGGAAACAGGCTCTGGGTGACGGCAgatagtgagattataaattattttcctTCTTTGGCCCTgaactatatggtcaaaaagtgagattgtgtaataaataaattcagtctTGTTATAACATGGAGTCAGTTTAGTTGAATTTATCGACTATTTACCGATTAAGAAGTTCACGGACACTCCAGCACACCTGTAGCAGCTTTTCAGTGCGCTTTTAATTCTTAGGGCTAGTGTGTTAGAACCTCCACATAATTCTTTTCTCATAGCATCCTTTCAGGAAACTGCTGCAGTATGCAGAAAGGGAGGGATGATTAGCTAGAATATTGTGTAAGACCACAACGAAGCAGTCAAAGATCAGATTAAAGgctcagaaataaacaaaagctGCAGTAGACTAAAAGATATGAAGGGTTGTAGGAAGAGCTCATACTCTCCGACAGCCtgtgttctttatttattcgttCGCTCACTAATGCTTTTATATATTAGTTTGGTTATTTATTCATATGGCCCCTGCCATCAGGGGCGTTTCTTGTACAGGTTTTTTGCAGAGTGACATTTTAGTGACATTAGTCTCTGTATTAATGGAAAGAAAGCAAGGGAAACCTGTGCCTTTTCATCCTATAGGATAAGGCATGTGTGATTtctgattgtgtttattttttttgactctTCAACACATCTTTCTCACATGACATAAGTCCGCTAGAACCATTCCAGCTTCATTTCTCACACAATGTTAGACAAACAGGACTGATGATACAAAGTATAAAGGACAGAACTGACCACAGGACAATAAtagctgtgtgtaaatgtcagcagagtctgtgtttattagatGTTGTATAACTGATAATTGGCACAGGACGAGTTAGAAGTTTACATTTAATTGTTGTACAACAAAGCAGACATttgaaaaaaatcaagcaaTAATATACTCCAATTTATTTCTGTAACTtacaatgatcaggcataacattatgaccaatattgtgttttgctgccaaaacagccctgacccatcgaggtaTGGACTGATCCCTAAAGGTATGCTGTGttatctggcactaagatgctctgatccagtggtctagccatcacaatttgtcccttcgtcaaactcgctcaaatccttacacttgcccatttttcctgcttctaacatcaactttgaggacaaaatgttcacttgctgcctaatatatcccacccactaacaggtgccatgatgaggagatcagatctgtcagtggtcataatgttatgcctgatcagtgtataagctAAATTCAGATCTGTCTTGCGTTTTTAAATTCTTGAGCCTCTGTTATTTAGAGCATTTGAATCATTTtaggaaataaaatcatttatttgtactGGACTCTGACTTCACAGCATTGTATTAGTTTCAGTGAGGTGAACATGGACGTGCTGCTACAAGTCTTTAAACCTGTCTTTTTCTGTTCTTAATACAGGATTTCACCTgtcttttaaaacaataacaactTATTGCACTtatctttgtgtttttctgctccACAGCTCAACTAACTGTGTCCTGTCTAACTGTTATCtctgtatttttattgttctttctACTTTTTCAGTCTTTTAATAAACGATCAATTTTGGAAATAATGTTCTTTACTGTATGTTGTGCGGACTGTGTatgtgatggtttgtgtgtttgtgcaagttcCATTTAAACAACAGGCTCAGAACcatgtattgtaatgtatttaaaaagaCCGCCCTCTTACTCCACTCCTattacatacagacacacacacacacacacgacttacGGCTAGGTTTGAGAAATGATAGAGGAATAATACTTGGTTGAGGAATAATAGTGGAAgacataatttataataaaaaatgatcagtGAAGGTGTTGGTGTTACTGTCGGATGTAGCGAGTGCAGGGTATGGAGTCATGTGTGATAGAGTTTTAATGTAAGTTTCATTACACTGAAGGCAAGTTTATACACATtaatttctaaaataataatatgacaCTAGTCTATCGACAACTTGTCCGTCTTTATGGCAGATAAACAGTACagtcataatacacacacaatttacactCCATACACAGGGAAAAGTCTCAGACTGCAAAAAAAGAtctggaatttattttaaatataaaaaatattttagaattttgAAAATGATGCATCACTAGTGAAAAAAATATTCTGCTCTAGTGTTCTGCTCTATTTATAGATCTActattaaatataaacaaaggctttgtaatatatatatatatatatagtcttaTCTCTTTCATTAAAACCTGTGTTCAGCGTGGTCTCAGATGGGTTTGTTCAAACATGGCTCCTCAGGGTTTAGACTTTTGTGCATTTTCattcataaaaatgaaaacattttcattattgTTTCTTGTACTTTTGGACTCCACTGTGCTTCGTGTGACCAAGATGAACTCAACCTGATATAATTGGAGATATGTGATCTATTTCCaatttacttttaaataaacGAAGAAATATTTACTTTCACAATGAACTGACAAACCACATGGACATCTCTTCTGCACTGGGGTTACTGGATCCACATCTGCCACATCTGATGACACATAGAATAGTGATACTGTTGTCAAGGAGGAAGATCAGAGTTTTCTAATACTTCACATCTTCAATCAATCAAACTGAGTTGATACACTGCTTCACATCCTCCAAGTATCTAAAACCTGCAGCACAGTTCTGCACCTGGATGAAGTAGATGTTGTAATGTAGGTCTAATCTGATGGGTTGTATAGTACAGCATCTCTGTCAAGGCTCATAGCTCAACGATCTGCCACCAACCAGCAATGAGCCTGTTGGAAGGATCACCAGTCTGGAAAACAACATCACAAAAGCTCTTTCCGACTCATCTAAGCTACTTTTTTGAAACAATGATCTAggacaggggtgtccaatcttatccacagaaggccggtgtgtgtgcaggtttccATTCCAACGGAGTGGAAACCACACCTGagtactgaaagccaagatcagttgattagccagttggaatcagatgtagcttctgcttggttggaatgaaaacatgcacccacaccagccctttctggataagatcaGACACCCCTGATCTAGGATGCTCTGAAGCATGGCAAAAGATCTCATTCTCCTAGGAAGAATGAAGGATGAAGCTGAGAATGTTTACTTTGTTAGTCTATCCCAGTAGGGCAGCAGGTAGGTTGGGGGTCATCCCAGTTGCCCCATTTGCAGGTTTTTAAATCTCTTGACTAGGATTTTGGCTCATGTGGTAAAGGGAAGTTTTTGTATCTCACTGAAAGTAATGATTGTGGTAT
The nucleotide sequence above comes from Hemibagrus wyckioides isolate EC202008001 linkage group LG01, SWU_Hwy_1.0, whole genome shotgun sequence. Encoded proteins:
- the ciarta gene encoding circadian associated repressor of transcription a isoform X2, with amino-acid sequence MQSVESTSSQTSPDCLTFGEDDSEVFLSVDETSEVPGGHSRSAVSPSSSGLGWSSTESESEKENKTVGSTRGDLLFAQKCLELQGFIQPLLELLNGLKKGRFDKGLSSFQQSVAMDRIQRIVGVLQKPYIGEKYLPTLLQVEMMLKLWFPQVNLKPPGTCKPTELSGQGTSSSSLSTPPHKQRDQLHIPVKKRRLSWSDTDSSPTLTPVACKCFHIKGQAKEEQSQGLSLSCTPASHTDQSNRSGEEKPGPKGLCWTEPGMTWVHIAPILSPPKSCPSLNLREGPAKDIRNGHLLLAPPPPPPSSRGSPAMQDNSISSTTPCSEPVTHQTQPEAVSQTEGRSQSPPITEQLSSLLQS
- the ciarta gene encoding circadian associated repressor of transcription a isoform X1; the protein is MESSPDSAERYRVMQSVESTSSQTSPDCLTFGEDDSEVFLSVDETSEVPGGHSRSAVSPSSSGLGWSSTESESEKENKTVGSTRGDLLFAQKCLELQGFIQPLLELLNGLKKGRFDKGLSSFQQSVAMDRIQRIVGVLQKPYIGEKYLPTLLQVEMMLKLWFPQVNLKPPGTCKPTELSGQGTSSSSLSTPPHKQRDQLHIPVKKRRLSWSDTDSSPTLTPVACKCFHIKGQAKEEQSQGLSLSCTPASHTDQSNRSGEEKPGPKGLCWTEPGMTWVHIAPILSPPKSCPSLNLREGPAKDIRNGHLLLAPPPPPPSSRGSPAMQDNSISSTTPCSEPVTHQTQPEAVSQTEGRSQSPPITEQLSSLLQS